The proteins below are encoded in one region of Planctopirus limnophila DSM 3776:
- a CDS encoding DUF1559 domain-containing protein, which produces MLGRIHKHGFTLIELLVVIAIIAILIALLLPAVQQAREAARRTQCRNNLKQLGLALHNYHDQANAFPPGWIGTNAAGTSYSGWGWNVMILPQLDQAPLYNVLSPRFSSSFPYPGAIGLPAVTTAMSDALRTPLGALRCPSDVGGPTLSNGNVRMADNSAVEDQGVNFGRSNYPAVAGTFFSGGVAAGISDAAIPTFATYRGTFTENSRTGLRDMTDGSSNVLLVGERYTPSTNALDDDGHAPWAGVLNRSTVEGRATIGDTWFRLNSQLTNSNRGWTPGFGSLHTGGAHFLMGDGTVRFLSENMDIGTYRNLAMINDGATVGEF; this is translated from the coding sequence ATGCTGGGGAGGATTCACAAACATGGTTTCACACTCATTGAGTTATTGGTTGTCATTGCGATTATCGCGATTCTGATCGCACTCTTACTTCCTGCTGTGCAACAGGCTCGTGAAGCGGCCCGTCGGACGCAGTGTCGAAACAATCTCAAGCAACTGGGTCTGGCGCTGCACAATTATCATGATCAGGCCAACGCATTCCCACCCGGTTGGATTGGCACCAATGCAGCGGGAACTTCATATTCTGGATGGGGCTGGAATGTCATGATCCTGCCGCAGTTGGATCAGGCACCGCTCTACAACGTCCTTTCGCCGCGTTTTTCATCATCGTTTCCCTATCCGGGAGCGATTGGATTGCCAGCTGTCACCACAGCGATGTCCGACGCCCTGAGGACACCTCTGGGGGCCTTGCGCTGTCCATCGGATGTGGGTGGCCCGACCCTTTCAAATGGCAATGTTCGCATGGCCGATAATTCCGCGGTGGAAGATCAGGGCGTCAACTTCGGCCGATCCAACTATCCCGCCGTTGCTGGCACCTTTTTTTCCGGAGGAGTGGCGGCCGGTATTTCGGATGCAGCAATTCCCACATTCGCAACCTACCGTGGAACTTTCACTGAGAACAGTCGAACAGGACTGCGTGATATGACGGACGGTTCAAGCAACGTGTTGCTCGTTGGCGAACGCTATACCCCCTCCACAAATGCTTTGGACGACGACGGTCACGCCCCATGGGCCGGAGTGCTCAACCGGTCAACGGTTGAGGGCCGGGCGACTATTGGCGATACGTGGTTTCGTCTCAACAGCCAACTCACTAATTCCAACCGGGGCTGGACGCCGGGGTTCGGCAGTCTTCACACGGGAGGAGCCCACTTTCTCATGGGGGACGGCACCGTTCGTTTTCTCAGCGAGAACATGGATATCGGCACTTATCGCAATTTAGCCATGATCAACGACGGAGCCACCGTTGGTGAATTCTGA
- the serA gene encoding phosphoglycerate dehydrogenase: protein MYRVLITDNLSPAGLKILKETPGIEVDLRKGLTPDEVRVALHDADGIIIRSETKLTPEILKDQPRLKAIVRAGVGTDNINLPAATREGIVVMNTPAGNTTSTAEHTIAMMMALSRNIAPAASKLRDGVWDRKSFTGTQLAGKSIAIVGLGRIGLAVARRAMGLEMKVLGFDPFMSVERAAEQGIELYRDIDEMITKCDYLTVHTPLSPETTNLIGAERLAKMKKGVRIINCARGGIINEAELAQAIESGHIGGAALDVFVKEPTPPDNPLLKLPQVLCTPHLAASTDEAQELVAVEAAEIMAGFLVRHEVRHAVNMAPISSAEMADMRIYLDLGLRLGVVLSQLNKSGVRSAKLTFRGEAATKKTKLISNAFAAGLLSSALAENVNIVNAEMLAHERGIQITESLSSEVSDFSTMISATVYTDEGECSVAGTIFGRQFLRLVRVNQFHLDAYLDGTLLLYRHIDRPGVIGTIGTACGQHNVNIAHMAVGRERNEPGGEALAILNLDNEPSAEALAAVQANPAVTSVQLLRLPKAGNPLPWLTTQSV from the coding sequence ATGTACAGAGTTCTGATCACTGACAATTTGTCTCCCGCTGGCCTGAAGATTCTCAAAGAAACTCCCGGCATCGAAGTCGATCTCCGTAAAGGGCTCACCCCCGACGAAGTTCGTGTCGCACTTCACGACGCCGATGGCATTATCATCCGCAGTGAGACCAAGCTCACCCCGGAGATCCTCAAGGATCAGCCGCGGCTGAAAGCCATTGTGCGGGCTGGTGTCGGGACCGATAACATCAACCTTCCTGCGGCCACGCGCGAAGGCATTGTGGTCATGAATACGCCGGCCGGTAATACCACCAGCACGGCTGAACATACCATTGCCATGATGATGGCTCTTTCCCGCAATATCGCTCCTGCAGCCTCCAAACTTCGGGATGGTGTCTGGGATCGCAAGAGCTTCACTGGCACCCAGTTGGCAGGAAAATCGATCGCGATCGTCGGGCTGGGCCGGATTGGCCTGGCGGTGGCCCGTCGAGCCATGGGTCTGGAAATGAAGGTCCTCGGATTCGACCCGTTCATGTCCGTCGAACGTGCTGCCGAGCAGGGGATTGAGTTGTACCGTGATATCGACGAGATGATCACCAAGTGTGATTACCTCACGGTGCACACGCCCCTCTCCCCTGAAACAACCAACCTGATTGGAGCCGAACGCCTGGCCAAAATGAAGAAAGGCGTCCGCATCATCAACTGTGCCCGCGGCGGCATCATTAATGAAGCGGAGCTGGCACAAGCGATTGAATCGGGGCATATCGGCGGAGCGGCTCTCGATGTCTTCGTGAAAGAACCGACACCACCGGATAATCCTCTGCTCAAACTGCCGCAAGTGCTCTGCACTCCCCACCTGGCCGCTTCGACCGATGAAGCGCAAGAACTGGTGGCAGTGGAAGCTGCCGAGATTATGGCTGGATTCCTGGTGCGGCACGAAGTTCGCCATGCCGTCAACATGGCCCCGATTTCTTCTGCCGAGATGGCCGATATGCGAATTTATCTCGATCTGGGTCTGAGACTGGGTGTGGTTCTCTCTCAGCTCAATAAGAGTGGTGTCCGCAGTGCCAAGCTGACCTTCCGTGGCGAAGCTGCGACCAAAAAGACCAAGCTGATTTCCAACGCCTTTGCTGCCGGCCTGCTCTCTTCGGCACTGGCCGAGAACGTCAATATTGTGAATGCCGAGATGCTGGCTCACGAGCGCGGGATCCAGATCACGGAATCGCTCTCTTCGGAAGTTTCCGATTTCTCGACGATGATCAGTGCCACGGTCTACACAGATGAAGGGGAATGCAGTGTTGCTGGCACGATCTTCGGTCGTCAGTTCCTCAGACTGGTTCGCGTCAATCAGTTCCATCTGGATGCTTATCTCGATGGAACGTTACTGCTCTACAGGCACATTGACCGTCCGGGTGTTATTGGAACAATCGGTACAGCCTGTGGTCAGCATAATGTGAATATTGCCCACATGGCTGTCGGACGCGAGCGGAATGAACCGGGTGGAGAGGCACTGGCGATTCTGAATCTCGATAATGAACCCTCTGCCGAAGCACTCGCTGCAGTGCAGGCAAATCCAGCTGTTACGAGCGTCCAACTGCTGCGTCTTCCCAAGGCTGGTAATCCACTCCCCTGGTTGACGACGCAATCGGTTTGA
- a CDS encoding prenyltransferase/squalene oxidase repeat-containing protein, giving the protein MTANFFQNMAGRGLLPVCAAMAIVMALSPCAWAQKKDPQVRISALKGLDWLASEQHRQGYWEANGGQYRVAMTALAGNAMLCEGSTTTRGKYSKNISLAVDYLLEMSQPNGLIGYKNDYHYTYGHGFSMLFLSQVFGEEEDARRRDRLKEVLTKAVQFCGEAQTAAGGWGYVSAKDGNDFDEGSTCVTQVQGLRACRNSGIPVPKEVVDRAVEYINKCTAADGGVQYSIRGGGSRPPITAAAIACLFNSGEANDDALAQKLLKYCEKSIVGTGNQSQFFGHWHYTHYYYAQVQYRLGDEKWNKYFPEIAKEIMRKQSANGAWKEGHVGPVYTTAMNCTILLIENGYLPIYQR; this is encoded by the coding sequence ATGACCGCGAACTTCTTTCAGAACATGGCAGGCCGGGGCTTGCTGCCGGTTTGTGCGGCGATGGCTATCGTCATGGCATTGAGTCCCTGCGCATGGGCACAAAAGAAGGATCCCCAGGTCCGCATCAGTGCTCTCAAGGGATTGGACTGGCTGGCCTCTGAACAGCACCGACAAGGCTACTGGGAAGCGAATGGCGGTCAGTATCGCGTGGCGATGACGGCGCTGGCTGGTAATGCCATGCTCTGCGAAGGGAGTACCACCACTCGCGGGAAGTATTCCAAGAACATCAGTCTCGCAGTCGACTACCTGCTCGAGATGTCACAGCCCAATGGCTTGATCGGCTATAAGAACGATTATCACTACACCTACGGTCATGGCTTCTCCATGCTCTTCCTCTCACAGGTCTTCGGCGAAGAGGAAGATGCAAGGCGACGGGATCGACTCAAAGAAGTTCTCACCAAGGCCGTGCAGTTTTGCGGCGAAGCCCAGACGGCCGCTGGAGGCTGGGGTTATGTTTCAGCGAAGGATGGCAACGATTTTGATGAAGGCTCAACCTGCGTGACGCAAGTCCAGGGCTTAAGAGCCTGTCGCAACTCGGGGATTCCCGTTCCTAAAGAAGTCGTCGATCGAGCGGTCGAATACATCAATAAATGCACTGCGGCTGATGGTGGTGTGCAATATAGTATTCGAGGGGGAGGGTCGAGGCCGCCCATTACAGCCGCCGCCATTGCCTGCCTGTTTAACTCCGGCGAGGCCAATGACGATGCCCTGGCTCAAAAGTTATTGAAATACTGCGAGAAGTCGATTGTCGGCACAGGAAATCAATCCCAGTTCTTCGGCCACTGGCACTACACACACTACTATTATGCCCAGGTGCAATATCGACTGGGCGATGAGAAGTGGAATAAATACTTTCCCGAGATTGCCAAAGAGATCATGCGAAAGCAATCCGCCAACGGTGCCTGGAAAGAAGGCCACGTCGGCCCGGTCTACACCACCGCCATGAACTGCACGATCCTGCTGATCGAAAACGGCTATCTACCGATCTATCAGCGATAA
- a CDS encoding M48 family metalloprotease — protein sequence MSYGNQPRRRGFRVQILIGLAIAGFALVRYFASLDVNPVTGERQFVAMSPQQELALGQQSAPEMAREMGGVVPPNDPRAAMVRQVGRKLVESSKAKDSPWQFQFHLLADPKTINAFALPGGQIFITMGLYSRLENEAQLAGVLGHEIGHVINRHSAEHMAKGQLGQMLATAAGVAASDENSSGRNAQMAAMVVHQMLQMKYSRGDESESDAYGLVAMVEAGYDPSQMLGVMRILAEASQGNRQPEFLASHPHPESRVQQIEAWLEKNYPKGVPSNLTDGGSLNS from the coding sequence ATGTCTTACGGAAATCAGCCTCGGCGTCGTGGGTTTCGAGTTCAGATCCTGATTGGACTGGCGATTGCCGGGTTTGCTCTGGTGAGGTACTTCGCCAGTCTGGATGTGAACCCCGTGACGGGTGAACGCCAGTTTGTGGCGATGTCGCCTCAACAGGAATTGGCACTGGGCCAGCAATCGGCTCCAGAGATGGCGCGCGAAATGGGGGGCGTGGTTCCGCCCAATGACCCCAGAGCCGCCATGGTCCGGCAAGTGGGGCGAAAGCTCGTGGAATCTTCCAAAGCCAAAGACAGCCCCTGGCAGTTTCAATTTCATCTCCTGGCCGACCCGAAAACCATCAATGCCTTTGCACTCCCGGGCGGGCAGATTTTTATCACGATGGGGCTCTATTCTCGATTGGAGAACGAAGCTCAACTGGCGGGTGTCCTGGGGCATGAAATCGGCCATGTGATCAATCGACACAGTGCCGAGCATATGGCCAAAGGTCAATTAGGGCAGATGCTGGCCACAGCCGCTGGAGTCGCTGCCAGTGACGAAAACAGCAGTGGCAGAAATGCTCAGATGGCAGCCATGGTTGTCCACCAGATGCTGCAGATGAAGTACAGCCGGGGAGATGAATCCGAATCGGATGCGTATGGTCTGGTGGCAATGGTCGAAGCGGGGTACGACCCCTCGCAAATGCTGGGCGTCATGCGAATACTGGCGGAGGCCAGCCAGGGGAACCGTCAGCCCGAGTTTCTGGCTTCGCATCCGCATCCCGAAAGCCGGGTTCAACAAATCGAGGCCTGGCTCGAAAAGAATTATCCAAAGGGCGTGCCATCAAACCTCACCGATGGTGGTTCACTGAATTCTTAG
- the hisF gene encoding imidazole glycerol phosphate synthase subunit HisF, with amino-acid sequence MLYQRIIPCLDVHAGRVVKGVNFLNLQDAGDPVEVAARYERDGADELVFLDITASHEERGIIHDVVRRTSEVCFMPLTVGGGIRNLDDIRTLLQAGCDKVSINSAAVKDPEFVRAAALKFGKQCIVVNIDPRRVTQPDGSVKWEVHINGGRKPTGLEAVSWAKEVERLGAGEIVLTSMDADGTKDGYDFEMTRAVADAVEIPVVASGGAGHPEHLRQILQEGHASAALAASIFHYGTHPIGETKEYLLKHGVPIRLNQPIP; translated from the coding sequence ATGCTTTATCAGCGAATTATTCCCTGTCTCGACGTGCATGCAGGACGCGTCGTGAAGGGTGTGAACTTTCTCAATCTGCAGGATGCGGGCGATCCCGTCGAAGTGGCTGCCCGATACGAGCGCGACGGGGCCGATGAATTGGTCTTCCTCGACATCACCGCCAGCCACGAGGAGCGAGGCATCATCCATGATGTTGTCCGCCGAACCAGCGAAGTCTGCTTCATGCCTCTGACCGTGGGCGGCGGCATCCGCAATCTCGACGACATCCGCACGCTGCTCCAGGCGGGTTGCGACAAGGTCTCGATCAACTCGGCAGCCGTCAAAGACCCCGAATTCGTACGGGCTGCCGCACTCAAGTTCGGCAAGCAGTGCATCGTCGTCAACATCGATCCCCGACGAGTCACGCAGCCCGATGGTTCCGTCAAGTGGGAAGTCCACATCAATGGCGGCCGCAAACCGACAGGTCTGGAAGCAGTCTCTTGGGCGAAAGAGGTTGAACGTCTGGGCGCTGGTGAGATTGTCCTCACTTCCATGGACGCCGATGGCACCAAGGACGGCTACGACTTTGAAATGACCCGCGCCGTGGCGGATGCCGTCGAAATCCCCGTCGTCGCCAGCGGTGGTGCCGGGCATCCCGAGCACTTAAGGCAGATTCTACAGGAGGGCCACGCCAGTGCCGCCCTGGCAGCCAGTATCTTTCATTATGGCACGCACCCCATCGGCGAAACCAAAGAGTACCTGCTCAAGCATGGTGTGCCCATCAGGCTGAATCAGCCCATTCCCTGA
- a CDS encoding RNA polymerase sigma factor gives MSAGTDSGYLRDPDVQLMLRAKQGDDAAFSQLVAAYQDRLVGILHHLVQDQQTAEDLAQEVFLRIYRARESYVATARFSTWLFKVANNLASNSRRNKGRRKEISLAGNESGSMGSRPEEQLVVEKSALMPARQLDKAELQAAVRAAMEQLNSRQRMAVLLHKFEGMSYADIAETMDLTQPAVKSLLARARENLREFLERYVS, from the coding sequence ATGTCTGCAGGAACCGATTCGGGCTATTTGCGCGATCCGGATGTGCAGCTCATGCTCCGTGCCAAGCAGGGAGATGATGCTGCCTTTTCGCAGTTGGTGGCGGCTTATCAGGATCGCCTTGTCGGGATTCTGCATCATCTGGTTCAAGATCAGCAGACGGCGGAAGATCTGGCCCAGGAAGTTTTTCTAAGAATTTATCGCGCTCGCGAAAGCTATGTCGCGACGGCGAGGTTTTCGACCTGGCTGTTCAAAGTCGCCAATAATCTGGCCAGTAACTCCCGCCGGAACAAAGGTCGGCGAAAAGAAATCTCGCTCGCGGGGAATGAATCCGGTTCCATGGGCAGTCGCCCGGAAGAACAACTGGTCGTCGAGAAATCGGCACTCATGCCAGCCCGGCAACTCGACAAAGCCGAACTGCAGGCCGCTGTGCGTGCCGCCATGGAACAACTCAACAGCCGGCAGCGCATGGCTGTCCTGCTCCATAAATTCGAAGGTATGAGCTACGCCGACATTGCCGAAACCATGGATCTCACTCAGCCAGCCGTGAAATCACTCCTGGCCCGTGCCAGAGAGAACCTGCGCGAATTTCTCGAACGGTATGTTTCGTAA
- the proC gene encoding pyrroline-5-carboxylate reductase: MFSGKIGFIGSGQMATALASGMLSAGLIQKDQLLACDVSSVSAEKFAAVTGGQICPSIAMLTEKADVIFLSVKPQSMAGVLQTLSQVSTSREKLIISIAAGITLATLEAGLGGPGRIVRVMPNTPALVGAGASAFALSQGTQAASANRPSDSQIVRQLLETVGVAEEVPESLMDAVTGLSGSGPAYVYQIIEALSDGGVRVGLPRATATRLAAQTVLGAAQMVLSTKEHPGALKDAVTSPGGTTIAGLHALESGGLRAALMTAVVAATQRAKELGQPPR, encoded by the coding sequence ATGTTCTCAGGGAAAATCGGCTTCATTGGCTCCGGTCAAATGGCAACAGCACTCGCCAGCGGGATGCTTTCCGCAGGTCTGATACAAAAAGATCAACTCCTGGCCTGCGATGTCTCGTCGGTTTCGGCCGAGAAGTTTGCCGCAGTCACGGGTGGGCAGATCTGCCCTTCGATTGCGATGCTGACAGAGAAGGCCGATGTGATTTTTCTTTCAGTCAAACCTCAATCGATGGCGGGTGTTTTACAGACACTTTCGCAAGTCAGTACCAGCCGGGAAAAGCTGATCATCTCGATTGCAGCAGGGATTACTCTCGCCACACTGGAAGCAGGTCTCGGCGGGCCCGGTCGAATTGTGCGTGTGATGCCGAACACGCCAGCACTTGTCGGAGCTGGTGCTTCAGCCTTTGCGCTCTCCCAAGGGACACAAGCAGCATCTGCCAATCGCCCGAGTGATTCTCAGATCGTTCGTCAGCTTCTCGAAACGGTCGGTGTAGCCGAAGAAGTTCCGGAATCACTGATGGATGCGGTAACCGGGCTTTCCGGCAGTGGACCGGCTTACGTCTATCAGATTATTGAAGCCTTGAGTGATGGTGGCGTGAGAGTCGGTTTGCCGCGAGCGACTGCAACTCGTCTGGCGGCACAAACCGTGCTGGGTGCTGCCCAGATGGTGCTTTCCACCAAAGAGCATCCCGGAGCTTTAAAAGATGCCGTCACCAGCCCCGGCGGGACAACCATCGCCGGTCTGCATGCCCTCGAATCGGGAGGATTACGGGCTGCACTCATGACGGCGGTGGTGGCTGCCACTCAACGAGCCAAAGAACTCGGCCAACCACCCCGTTAA